Proteins co-encoded in one Novosphingobium sp. PP1Y genomic window:
- a CDS encoding amidohydrolase family protein — MQRDDLVIISTEDYLCEPSNLFDNQLCGRLLAAAPRSGQDAQGNPVWIYQDRAWPVAHCASFLAGGALAGDAARVHLRPGCRDVHARIDEMDANGVAASLCFGDALGADSAIFHAAPDKALALRHLRAVNDWHFDEWCMAYPGRLIPQGILPNWDVQASLEEIDRLARKGLRVIDLGANPVLQGLPPIRDDHWRPIFRALADNDMTVACRPGTGNGALGTGSLPGAWVAGMPLAAAQVLADWLQLDALHSCPDLRIVMPEGSIGWVPFLAARADLMDWRSPAWERSGRRAVQPSYLLARHFCHTFRWDPSGLANWAEVGEDNIAFAAGYPRTFGPWADTAAQCLEQLGDMPEAVIDKVTHGNAIRWLRHAALFERFSRSEVTVGALRARAAAKGVDTAYP; from the coding sequence ATGCAGCGCGATGACCTGGTCATCATCAGCACCGAAGATTACCTTTGCGAACCGTCCAACCTGTTCGACAACCAGCTTTGCGGCAGGCTGCTGGCAGCCGCGCCGAGGTCGGGGCAGGATGCGCAGGGCAACCCGGTATGGATCTATCAGGACCGCGCATGGCCGGTAGCTCACTGCGCCTCGTTCCTCGCCGGTGGCGCGCTCGCCGGAGATGCGGCTCGGGTCCACCTGCGACCGGGCTGCCGGGACGTTCACGCAAGGATCGACGAGATGGACGCGAATGGGGTGGCAGCTTCGCTGTGCTTCGGCGATGCCTTGGGAGCCGATAGCGCCATCTTCCATGCGGCCCCGGACAAGGCGCTGGCGCTGCGTCACCTGCGCGCCGTGAACGATTGGCATTTCGACGAGTGGTGCATGGCGTACCCCGGTCGCCTCATCCCCCAGGGCATCCTGCCGAACTGGGATGTGCAGGCAAGCCTCGAGGAAATCGACCGGCTCGCGCGCAAGGGGCTGCGGGTCATCGACCTTGGCGCGAACCCGGTCCTGCAGGGCCTGCCGCCGATCCGCGATGACCATTGGCGGCCGATCTTCCGCGCGCTTGCCGACAATGACATGACCGTGGCCTGCCGTCCCGGAACTGGGAATGGCGCGCTCGGCACCGGAAGCCTCCCCGGCGCCTGGGTTGCGGGGATGCCGCTGGCGGCGGCGCAAGTGCTTGCCGACTGGCTGCAACTCGACGCGCTGCATTCCTGTCCCGACTTGCGCATCGTGATGCCCGAAGGCTCGATCGGCTGGGTGCCGTTCCTGGCCGCCAGGGCCGACCTGATGGACTGGCGCAGCCCGGCATGGGAGCGTTCGGGGCGGCGTGCGGTACAACCTTCGTATCTGCTTGCCCGGCACTTCTGCCACACCTTCCGGTGGGACCCTTCGGGGCTTGCGAACTGGGCCGAAGTGGGTGAGGACAACATCGCCTTCGCGGCAGGCTATCCGCGCACGTTCGGGCCATGGGCGGACACCGCGGCGCAGTGCCTCGAGCAGCTCGGCGACATGCCGGAGGCGGTGATCGACAAGGTCACCCATGGCAATGCGATCCGCTGGCTGCGGCACGCGGCGCTGTTCGAACGCTTCTCCCGGTCCGAAGTCACTGTGGGCGCATTGCGTGCCCGGGCCGCGGCCAAAGGGGTCGATACTGCCTATCCGTAG
- a CDS encoding DUF2474 domain-containing protein: MKRTRLDADEAPLWKRLGWMALIWAGSVTGLGFVSLAIRFWLK; encoded by the coding sequence ATGAAGCGTACCCGGCTGGACGCCGACGAAGCTCCGCTTTGGAAGCGGCTGGGCTGGATGGCGCTGATCTGGGCCGGAAGCGTAACCGGGCTGGGGTTCGTTTCGCTCGCAATCCGGTTCTGGCTGAAATAA
- a CDS encoding PilZ domain-containing protein, with protein MDTSRFKPTPILRERRRNQCTRFTLYDASGQTIDVIVRDISSRGLSAAAAGDPPAPNSIVRAQLEDGRELWGLVRWTEGNLFGVEFDTRA; from the coding sequence ATGGACACCAGCCGCTTCAAGCCGACACCGATTCTGCGTGAACGCCGCCGCAACCAGTGCACGCGATTCACGCTGTACGATGCCAGTGGCCAGACGATCGACGTGATCGTGCGCGACATTTCCTCGCGCGGTCTCAGCGCTGCCGCCGCGGGCGATCCGCCGGCACCCAATTCAATCGTGCGCGCCCAGCTTGAGGACGGCCGCGAACTCTGGGGCCTCGTACGCTGGACGGAGGGCAACCTGTTCGGCGTGGAATTCGACACCCGCGCCTGA